A genomic window from Caballeronia sp. SBC1 includes:
- a CDS encoding flippase-like domain-containing protein, with protein MTGAHTRNVAILLALLGVGLSMGVPFILGSHSLFAGLRTIPVDVFLVLAASAAVSALAKAGKLQLMQTTLGLRLPFMRTFAITLVTDLAFLVSPLGAAGYGVNIGLLQRAGASWAIATTVVGADQALDLTFFGVAVPIALLFSIGPLAHLLPKVSLSTVAATLAGLAIVMGALWMCRRYVARALDAAGHLVPWLRARRSRWDKFRRSVHQQWRLLITGPRDRFVALLLLTTLQWLLRYSALWFILLELGYRLPLGFVLAVQAVVLHAALWTGVPAGGGGGDLALAAAFAAWVPRGTMATALVLWRFATLYCPLMLGAVGFLALAWRRRAAMPAPARD; from the coding sequence GTGACCGGCGCTCACACACGTAACGTCGCAATCCTGCTTGCTTTGCTTGGGGTCGGTCTCTCAATGGGCGTGCCTTTCATATTGGGCTCCCACTCTTTGTTTGCTGGCCTTCGAACCATCCCGGTAGACGTATTCCTGGTGCTCGCTGCAAGCGCCGCCGTGAGCGCGCTAGCGAAAGCCGGCAAGCTGCAGCTCATGCAAACCACGCTTGGCTTGCGCCTTCCTTTCATGCGTACGTTTGCGATCACCCTCGTGACCGATTTGGCCTTTCTGGTGTCTCCGCTGGGAGCGGCGGGGTACGGAGTCAATATCGGTTTGCTGCAGCGCGCCGGGGCGTCGTGGGCGATCGCCACCACGGTGGTGGGCGCCGACCAGGCACTCGACCTGACGTTCTTCGGGGTTGCGGTCCCCATCGCACTTTTGTTCTCCATCGGCCCGCTGGCTCATTTGCTTCCGAAAGTGAGTTTATCCACGGTCGCGGCAACGCTGGCAGGTCTCGCAATCGTGATGGGCGCTCTTTGGATGTGCCGCCGATATGTCGCGCGTGCACTCGACGCGGCGGGCCATCTTGTTCCATGGCTCAGGGCCCGGCGGTCCCGCTGGGACAAGTTTCGCCGCAGCGTGCACCAGCAGTGGCGGCTGCTCATCACAGGCCCTCGTGACCGGTTCGTCGCACTGTTGCTGCTGACCACGCTGCAGTGGCTGCTTCGCTATAGCGCCTTATGGTTCATCTTGCTGGAACTCGGGTACCGTTTGCCGCTCGGATTTGTCCTCGCGGTGCAGGCGGTGGTATTGCATGCGGCGCTCTGGACCGGCGTACCCGCAGGTGGGGGCGGTGGCGATCTGGCGCTTGCAGCTGCGTTCGCGGCCTGGGTTCCGAGGGGAACCATGGCGACGGCGCTGGTGCTTTGGCGATTCGCGACGCTCTATTGCCCGCTGATGCTGGGCGCAGTGGGTTTTCTCGCGCTTGCATGGCGTCGTCGTGCGGCCATGCCTGCTCCCGCTCGTGACTGA
- a CDS encoding glycosyltransferase produces MLAVATVHPLLAEVIVVDDGSTDGTADIVRRFPSVKLITCPVNRGKSAAMAVGIAAAENALLMLLDADLKGLASEHITALAAPVLSGTADVSLSLRQNSLLLFRAIGLDFVSGERVVRKELLSEALKEIHRLPRFGIEVFMNHLIIERRLSIAVTHWPKVTQARKTEKLGYWAGVRAEWRMIADLLKVSYPLALLSQTCHLFSLRVDHAGHAPFFVRIRSPRDNVA; encoded by the coding sequence GTGCTGGCCGTTGCAACGGTGCATCCGCTGCTGGCCGAGGTTATCGTGGTCGATGACGGATCGACCGACGGTACCGCCGACATCGTCAGACGCTTCCCCTCTGTCAAGCTGATTACATGCCCGGTGAACCGCGGTAAAAGCGCGGCGATGGCCGTAGGCATCGCCGCAGCCGAGAACGCGTTGCTCATGCTGCTCGATGCCGACCTCAAGGGCCTCGCCAGCGAACACATCACCGCGCTCGCCGCCCCCGTACTGAGCGGCACTGCGGACGTCAGCCTGAGCCTGCGGCAGAACAGCCTGCTGCTGTTTCGCGCCATCGGACTGGATTTCGTTTCGGGTGAGCGCGTGGTCAGGAAAGAACTGTTGAGCGAGGCACTCAAGGAAATTCACCGCTTGCCGCGCTTTGGCATTGAGGTGTTCATGAACCACCTGATCATTGAACGCCGGCTCTCGATTGCAGTCACCCACTGGCCGAAGGTAACGCAGGCGCGCAAGACGGAAAAACTCGGCTACTGGGCCGGCGTTCGCGCGGAGTGGCGCATGATCGCCGACTTGTTGAAAGTCAGTTATCCGCTCGCGCTCCTGTCACAGACATGTCATCTCTTTTCGTTAAGAGTCGATCATGCGGGACACGCGCCGTTCTTCGTACGAATCAGGAGCCCGCGCGACAACGTGGCTTGA